A part of Roseitalea porphyridii genomic DNA contains:
- a CDS encoding aminopeptidase P family protein, with translation MFQSFATRSDPTTGRPRLAVLREQLAAMGLDGFVVPHADAHQNEYLPPHAERLAWLTGFTGSAGTAVVLTDTAHVFVDGRYTLQLRQQADMNVFTPQSLTDTPPHQWLADNLAKGTRLGFDPWLHTIGEAKRLEQACAKADAELIAVSDNPVDAVWADAPPPPAAPVRLHPIERAGKSAKAKLRAMARTVRQAGAAATVLTDPASVCWAFNIRGADVVHTPLALAWAIVPARGAPQLFIDPAKHAGAVTDHLRDHADLQSPEAFEAALSDLGRTATRPVMLDPARAAAAIAAIVEDAGGTVIEGTDPAVLPRAAKNRSERKGAVEAHRRDGAAMATFLAWLDAQDPASLNEIAIVEKLERVRTETGERLGMPLREIAFDTICGAGPHGAIVHYRVDEKSNRAVAPGDLILIDSGAQYEDGTTDITRVIATGEASEDQRHHFTLVLKGMIAMSQARFPEGTRGVDLDVLARRPLWAAGLDYGHGTGHGVGSYLGVHEGPQNLSRRGMAVLEEGMIVSNEPGYYVEGSHGIRIENLVMVAPAKVPEGGEKPMHAFTTLTLCPIDRRLIAPKLLDRAERRWLNRYHARVRRELSKLIDDPAVLGWLERATAPVR, from the coding sequence ACGGTTTCGTCGTGCCGCACGCCGACGCCCACCAGAACGAATATCTGCCCCCGCACGCCGAACGGCTCGCCTGGCTGACCGGCTTCACCGGCTCGGCCGGCACGGCCGTGGTTCTGACCGATACGGCCCATGTGTTCGTCGACGGCCGCTACACGCTGCAGCTCCGCCAGCAGGCCGACATGAACGTCTTCACGCCGCAGAGCCTGACCGACACGCCGCCCCATCAATGGCTCGCGGACAATCTGGCCAAGGGAACGCGTCTGGGCTTCGATCCTTGGCTGCACACGATCGGCGAGGCAAAGCGCCTCGAGCAGGCATGCGCAAAGGCCGACGCGGAACTGATCGCGGTTTCAGACAACCCGGTCGACGCGGTCTGGGCCGACGCCCCGCCGCCGCCGGCCGCGCCGGTGCGGCTCCATCCGATCGAACGCGCCGGCAAGAGCGCCAAGGCCAAGCTGCGCGCGATGGCGCGCACGGTGCGCCAGGCGGGTGCGGCGGCAACCGTGCTGACCGATCCGGCGTCGGTGTGCTGGGCGTTCAACATACGCGGCGCCGACGTGGTGCACACGCCGCTGGCGCTCGCCTGGGCGATCGTTCCGGCGCGCGGCGCCCCCCAACTGTTCATCGATCCGGCCAAGCACGCCGGCGCCGTCACCGACCATCTGCGGGACCATGCCGACCTTCAGTCGCCCGAAGCGTTCGAGGCCGCGCTTTCCGACCTGGGCCGCACCGCCACAAGGCCCGTCATGCTCGATCCGGCCCGCGCCGCCGCTGCGATCGCCGCGATCGTCGAGGACGCCGGCGGGACCGTCATCGAGGGCACCGATCCGGCGGTGCTGCCGCGTGCCGCCAAGAACCGGTCCGAGCGCAAGGGCGCCGTCGAGGCGCACCGGCGCGACGGCGCCGCCATGGCGACATTCCTGGCCTGGCTCGACGCGCAGGATCCCGCTTCCCTGAACGAGATCGCCATCGTCGAAAAGCTCGAACGGGTGCGGACCGAAACCGGCGAACGGCTCGGCATGCCGCTGCGCGAGATCGCCTTCGACACGATCTGCGGCGCCGGGCCCCATGGGGCGATCGTCCATTACCGGGTCGACGAGAAATCGAACCGCGCGGTGGCGCCGGGCGACCTGATCCTGATCGATTCGGGCGCCCAGTACGAGGACGGCACCACCGACATAACCCGCGTGATCGCCACCGGCGAGGCGAGCGAGGACCAGCGCCACCATTTCACGCTGGTCCTCAAGGGCATGATCGCGATGAGCCAGGCGCGCTTTCCCGAGGGCACGCGCGGCGTCGATCTGGACGTTCTGGCGCGGCGGCCGCTCTGGGCGGCGGGTCTCGACTACGGCCACGGCACCGGCCATGGCGTCGGCTCCTATCTGGGCGTGCACGAGGGGCCGCAGAACCTGTCGCGGCGCGGCATGGCCGTCCTCGAGGAAGGCATGATCGTCTCCAACGAGCCCGGCTACTATGTCGAGGGCAGCCACGGCATCCGCATCGAGAACCTGGTCATGGTCGCGCCGGCAAAGGTCCCCGAAGGCGGCGAGAAGCCCATGCATGCCTTCACCACGCTGACGCTGTGCCCGATCGACCGGCGGCTGATCGCGCCAAAACTGCTCGACCGCGCCGAACGGCGCTGGCTGAACCGCTACCACGCCCGCGTCCGGCGCGAACTGTCCAAACTGATCGACGATCCGGCCGTGCTCGGCTGGCTCGAACGGGCGACCGCCCCGGTGCGTTGA
- a CDS encoding ABC transporter substrate-binding protein, whose amino-acid sequence MTRLSLLAATATLALSVGTLPAKADCGEVSITQMDWASAAIVTAVSSFLMENGYGCDVTTVPSSATPALASVAENGNPDIVTELWTNAAPAYARLRDAGKVVELNKVLSDGGVEGWWVPDYVVEENPEAATLEGILANPDLVGGRFHNCPDNWTCRTVNDNINRVVDMEDAGIEIFNHGSGETLAASIASAYTDGEPWFGYYWAPTAVLGKYPMVLVETAPHDPDIHACNASGEDCAEPGLSAYPRADVITAVTTDFAEREPQIAELMSNVAFTNDQMNGLLAWQDENNASPEEAAVHFLQSSPDIWSGWLNEEAREKLGALLQ is encoded by the coding sequence ATGACCCGCCTTTCCCTGCTCGCCGCAACGGCCACGCTCGCGCTATCGGTCGGCACGCTGCCGGCCAAGGCCGATTGCGGCGAGGTTTCGATCACCCAGATGGACTGGGCCTCGGCCGCCATCGTCACCGCGGTGTCGAGCTTCCTGATGGAAAACGGCTATGGCTGCGACGTGACCACTGTGCCGTCGTCGGCGACGCCGGCGCTTGCATCGGTCGCCGAGAACGGCAACCCCGACATCGTCACCGAACTGTGGACCAACGCGGCGCCGGCCTATGCCCGGCTGCGCGACGCCGGCAAGGTGGTCGAACTGAACAAGGTGCTGTCCGATGGCGGCGTCGAGGGCTGGTGGGTGCCCGACTATGTGGTCGAGGAGAACCCCGAGGCCGCAACGCTCGAAGGCATCCTGGCCAATCCCGATCTGGTCGGCGGCCGCTTCCACAACTGTCCCGACAACTGGACCTGCCGGACCGTCAACGACAACATCAACCGGGTCGTCGACATGGAAGACGCCGGCATCGAGATCTTCAACCACGGCTCGGGCGAAACGCTCGCCGCCTCGATCGCCTCGGCCTACACGGACGGCGAACCTTGGTTCGGCTATTACTGGGCGCCGACCGCCGTGCTCGGCAAGTACCCCATGGTGCTGGTCGAGACCGCGCCGCATGATCCCGACATCCACGCCTGCAACGCCTCGGGCGAGGACTGCGCCGAGCCGGGCCTTTCGGCCTATCCACGCGCCGACGTGATCACCGCGGTGACCACCGACTTCGCCGAGCGCGAGCCGCAGATCGCCGAACTGATGTCGAACGTTGCCTTCACCAACGACCAGATGAACGGCCTTCTGGCCTGGCAGGACGAAAACAACGCCTCCCCCGAGGAAGCGGCCGTTCATTTCCTGCAGTCCTCGCCGGATATCTGGAGCGGCTGGCTGAACGAGGAAGCACGCGAAAAGCTCGGCGCGCTGCTTCAGTAA
- a CDS encoding AzlD family protein: MSTTVWIILAGAVATYLTRIGGHAVLSRFAAIPPRLGAALNAVPAAVLTAIVAPYAAFYGLAEAITIAVAIVLALRLPPLAMLAICWALIFGLRQVM; encoded by the coding sequence ATGTCGACGACGGTGTGGATCATCCTTGCGGGCGCGGTCGCGACCTATCTGACCCGGATCGGCGGTCATGCCGTGCTGTCGCGCTTCGCCGCCATCCCGCCGCGTCTGGGAGCGGCGCTGAACGCGGTGCCCGCCGCCGTGCTGACGGCGATCGTCGCGCCCTATGCGGCCTTCTACGGCCTCGCCGAGGCGATCACGATCGCGGTGGCGATCGTCCTCGCCCTGCGCCTGCCGCCGCTCGCCATGCTGGCGATCTGCTGGGCGCTGATCTTCGGGCTCAGGCAGGTGATGTAG
- a CDS encoding AzlC family ABC transporter permease yields the protein MASSRSEFMRGVRDAVPVIFAVAPFGLLFGALAAENGMNAFEATLMSALLYAGASQMVGIELFGSDIPAWVIVLSILAVNFRHVLYSATMGQTIRAYSRPRKALAFFLMTDPQFAVTEQRAEAGVPTPFAWYLGLALPVYVMWVLEAYVGAVFGGLIDDPAAYGIDFLLPLYFLGMVMGFRGRANWLPVVLASALASVVAYHLVGSPWHVSLGGLAGVIVAAVIGVRPGHKLVV from the coding sequence ATGGCATCGTCCCGATCCGAGTTCATGCGCGGCGTGCGCGATGCCGTCCCGGTCATCTTCGCCGTCGCGCCGTTCGGGCTGCTGTTCGGGGCGCTGGCCGCCGAGAACGGGATGAACGCGTTCGAGGCGACGCTGATGAGCGCGCTGCTCTATGCCGGCGCCAGCCAGATGGTCGGCATCGAACTTTTCGGCTCGGACATTCCGGCCTGGGTGATCGTGCTGTCGATCCTGGCGGTCAATTTCCGGCACGTGCTCTATTCGGCGACGATGGGCCAGACGATCCGCGCCTACAGTCGGCCGCGCAAGGCGCTGGCCTTCTTCCTGATGACCGATCCGCAATTCGCGGTCACCGAGCAGCGCGCCGAGGCCGGCGTGCCGACGCCGTTCGCCTGGTATCTGGGGCTGGCGCTGCCGGTCTACGTGATGTGGGTGCTCGAAGCCTATGTCGGCGCGGTGTTCGGCGGGCTGATCGACGATCCGGCCGCCTACGGGATCGACTTCCTGTTGCCGCTCTATTTTCTGGGCATGGTGATGGGCTTTCGCGGCCGCGCCAACTGGCTGCCGGTGGTGCTCGCCAGCGCGCTCGCCTCGGTCGTCGCCTATCATCTGGTCGGCAGCCCCTGGCATGTCAGTCTCGGCGGGCTTGCCGGCGTCATCGTGGCCGCGGTGATCGGCGTGCGCCCCGGCCACAAGCTGGTGGTGTGA